One region of Paenibacillus polymyxa M1 genomic DNA includes:
- the cax gene encoding calcium/proton exchanger yields the protein MKKWLSPALLIATFALSAVAHYTHWNAIAQFVICAISVVFVAGFLGRATESVAHYAGQRLGGFLNATFGNAAELIIAIFLVKEGLYDMVKASLTGSIIGNLLLVLGASLFAGGLKYKVQNFNISLAGLSGSLMIVAVIALFVPAVFLNTHVITDSESDTLSLIVAGTLIVAYIAWLIFSMITHKDYLADVTEQKDEELPHEHAPVWSRNKSIAYLVLATVMVAFVSEWLVGTLEVFTTQFGLSELFVGAFLVAIIGNAAEHSAAILLAMKNKIGASVEIAVGSSLQIALFVAPVLIFVSYFMGNTMNIVFTTIELVAIAVAVFIAKSITQDGSTNWYEGLMLLVVYVLLGVSFFLV from the coding sequence TTGAAAAAATGGTTATCTCCCGCTTTGCTTATAGCCACATTTGCTCTTAGTGCAGTCGCTCATTACACACATTGGAATGCCATAGCCCAATTTGTCATTTGTGCGATTTCTGTTGTATTCGTAGCCGGTTTTCTCGGTAGGGCGACTGAAAGTGTTGCTCATTATGCTGGTCAACGTTTAGGTGGATTCTTAAATGCCACCTTTGGTAACGCAGCCGAACTGATCATCGCCATTTTTCTCGTCAAAGAAGGTCTTTACGATATGGTAAAGGCCAGTCTTACCGGTTCGATCATCGGCAATCTGCTGCTGGTGCTCGGAGCGAGTCTGTTTGCTGGCGGTTTGAAATATAAAGTACAAAATTTCAATATATCGCTGGCTGGATTAAGTGGCTCCCTGATGATTGTGGCTGTTATTGCCTTGTTCGTTCCAGCTGTCTTTCTGAACACGCATGTGATCACGGATAGCGAGTCAGATACACTCAGTCTTATCGTTGCAGGCACGCTTATTGTCGCGTATATTGCTTGGCTTATTTTTTCTATGATTACGCATAAGGACTATTTAGCTGACGTGACCGAACAAAAAGATGAAGAATTGCCGCATGAGCATGCCCCTGTATGGTCTAGAAATAAATCCATTGCCTATTTGGTACTCGCTACCGTTATGGTCGCTTTTGTCAGCGAATGGCTGGTAGGTACACTGGAAGTATTTACGACTCAATTTGGACTAAGCGAATTGTTCGTGGGTGCATTTCTTGTCGCTATTATTGGTAATGCGGCCGAACATAGCGCTGCCATTTTACTGGCTATGAAGAACAAAATCGGTGCATCTGTTGAAATTGCTGTCGGCAGCAGTTTGCAAATTGCCCTATTCGTTGCCCCTGTGCTGATTTTTGTCAGTTACTTTATGGGAAACACGATGAATATTGTTTTCACAACCATTGAATTGGTAGCCATTGCCGTCGCTGTATTTATCGCCAAATCCATCACCCAGGACGGCTCAACCAACTGGTATGAGGGACTTATGCTGCTGGTAGTGTATGTATTGTTAGGTGTATCCTTCTTCCTTGTGTAG
- a CDS encoding aminopeptidase: MKDPRILKLAENLVGYSVEVQPGENVLIEMIGTERDLLNAIIHEVGKKGGNVFVQLTDRKVQSAMLRNATKEMLETWAEIDLNRMKQMHCYIGIRAGENVNDLSDVPEDKMKMYNSIYQHAVHSEQRVKHTKWVVLRYPNDSMAQLANISTEAFEDFYFDVCNLDYAKMDKAQDALADLMNRTDKVRISGPGTDLSFSIKQIGAIKCSGQCNIPDGEVYSAPVRDSVNGTISYNAQTLYNGITFENVKFRFENGKIVEATSNDTKRLNDILDSDEGARYIGEFAIGFNPHILHPMKDILFDEKIAGSLHFTPGQAYETADNGNRSSIHWDLVLIQRPEYGGGEIYFDDVLIRKDGIFVLPELEPLNPENLK; the protein is encoded by the coding sequence ATGAAAGATCCTAGAATACTTAAGCTGGCGGAAAATCTGGTAGGTTACTCTGTTGAAGTGCAGCCTGGAGAAAATGTATTGATCGAAATGATTGGTACAGAGCGTGACTTGCTTAACGCCATCATTCATGAAGTTGGTAAAAAAGGCGGAAATGTTTTTGTTCAGCTTACAGATCGTAAGGTGCAGAGCGCTATGCTTCGTAATGCGACAAAGGAAATGCTGGAAACTTGGGCTGAAATTGACCTCAACCGGATGAAACAAATGCACTGTTACATCGGAATTCGTGCAGGCGAAAATGTAAATGATCTGTCAGATGTACCGGAAGATAAAATGAAAATGTATAATTCCATTTATCAGCATGCGGTACATAGCGAACAACGAGTGAAACACACCAAATGGGTAGTGCTGCGTTATCCGAATGACAGCATGGCTCAACTGGCCAATATTAGCACTGAAGCATTCGAAGATTTTTATTTCGATGTATGTAACCTGGATTACGCGAAAATGGACAAAGCTCAAGATGCATTGGCAGACCTGATGAACCGGACAGACAAAGTACGGATCAGCGGTCCAGGTACTGATCTGAGCTTCTCTATCAAGCAAATTGGAGCCATTAAGTGTTCGGGTCAATGCAATATTCCGGATGGCGAAGTATATAGCGCGCCTGTACGTGATTCAGTTAACGGAACCATTAGCTATAATGCACAAACCCTATATAATGGAATTACCTTTGAGAATGTTAAATTCCGTTTTGAAAATGGTAAAATCGTGGAAGCGACAAGCAACGATACCAAGCGGTTAAATGATATTCTCGATTCCGATGAGGGAGCACGCTATATTGGCGAGTTTGCCATCGGGTTTAACCCACACATTTTACACCCAATGAAGGATATTCTGTTTGACGAGAAGATTGCAGGTAGCTTGCACTTTACACCAGGTCAAGCTTATGAAACGGCGGATAACGGTAACCGTTCTTCGATTCATTGGGATTTGGTATTGATTCAGCGTCCGGAATATGGTGGCGGTGAAATTTATTTTGATGATGTTTTAATCCGTAAGGACGGTATTTTTGTGCTGCCTGAGCTGGAGCCGTTAAATCCTGAAAACTTGAAATAA
- a CDS encoding sensor domain-containing diguanylate cyclase, giving the protein MSEFSTTDQQTLDSKTVQASGAPLFDDKGYTSFAWLQNMDMTPYDYPYINQLLVQGYRNWLQQSNGISWISEEYTAVFNFTGVRVAGREEDDDEDLELVERCCISREMEVSQRKLRDGSLTFVYMVPILCRNYKREPFAALRFTRPAQHFVSNQDALLVASLHFRSCFYSKFEYIFMEDILGMQNRSEREGRRRSILFQIVKRMHDKIDVEGVLDEVFGSIAYLFPHVDITLYMSQDRHSRNPQVKPLLLHERDEDVCVRAFMKGQMAVNEPAGPQDEITEIGIPLRGKQGVYGVFHMILPAGADSMEKVDVELIAMMADTAGTAFENAKLLEQSNVLIHELRLINELVQRLNQSLKLNEIFEFAVQELLKMFMADFCCIVQLDQDGSCFRVMSSNVESLKLESYPREGGFAGLICKTGEPVIVSDYRKDGKISSRFMDTTDSQSLMAVPMKNRGTPRGVILLSSKLPHFFSYDNYKMLQMLAPHIGLAVTNAMLHAEVRRLANMDMLTGLYVRHYVDRIIQEHQEKDFCGSLILVDIDQFKQVNDTYGHQTGDEILKSVSNIVRSATRDEDVCARWGGEELAIYLPQLGVQQALGYAEKIRSCVQHETNPQVTVSCGIAEWNWLDEQISIESLFYRADMALYEAKNEGRNRIVIDHVGDM; this is encoded by the coding sequence ATGTCGGAATTTTCAACAACGGATCAGCAAACGCTTGACAGTAAAACAGTGCAGGCTAGCGGTGCTCCGCTGTTTGATGATAAAGGATATACGTCTTTTGCCTGGCTCCAGAACATGGATATGACACCCTATGATTACCCCTATATTAATCAGCTTCTCGTCCAAGGATATCGGAATTGGTTACAGCAGAGCAATGGTATATCCTGGATCAGTGAAGAGTATACTGCTGTCTTTAATTTTACAGGTGTTCGGGTTGCTGGTAGGGAAGAGGATGATGACGAGGATTTAGAGTTGGTCGAGCGTTGTTGCATATCTAGAGAGATGGAAGTGAGCCAGCGTAAACTTCGGGATGGGAGTCTTACATTTGTATACATGGTTCCCATACTATGCCGCAATTACAAGAGAGAGCCTTTCGCCGCTCTTCGTTTTACACGGCCTGCTCAACATTTTGTCTCGAATCAGGACGCATTGTTAGTGGCTTCTTTGCATTTTAGGTCCTGCTTTTACTCGAAGTTTGAGTATATATTTATGGAAGATATCCTAGGGATGCAGAATCGGAGTGAACGTGAAGGCAGACGCCGCTCTATTTTATTTCAGATTGTAAAACGGATGCATGACAAGATTGATGTGGAAGGCGTGCTGGATGAAGTATTTGGAAGTATCGCCTATTTGTTTCCCCATGTGGATATCACGTTGTATATGAGTCAGGATCGGCACAGTCGAAATCCTCAGGTCAAGCCTTTGTTGCTACATGAACGGGACGAGGATGTATGTGTCCGTGCATTTATGAAAGGGCAAATGGCTGTGAATGAGCCTGCCGGTCCACAAGATGAAATAACTGAAATCGGTATCCCGTTACGTGGCAAGCAGGGCGTATATGGTGTTTTCCATATGATTCTTCCGGCAGGTGCGGATAGTATGGAAAAAGTGGACGTAGAGCTGATTGCGATGATGGCAGATACAGCTGGCACCGCATTTGAAAATGCGAAGCTGCTGGAGCAATCGAATGTACTTATCCATGAATTACGGCTCATTAATGAGTTGGTTCAGCGTTTGAATCAGAGCCTGAAATTAAATGAAATATTTGAGTTTGCCGTGCAGGAATTATTAAAAATGTTCATGGCCGACTTTTGTTGTATTGTGCAGCTGGATCAGGATGGAAGTTGCTTTAGGGTGATGTCAAGCAATGTGGAAAGTTTAAAGCTGGAGAGTTACCCTCGTGAAGGTGGATTTGCTGGACTGATATGCAAAACAGGAGAACCCGTGATTGTGTCTGACTATAGAAAGGATGGGAAGATATCCTCTCGGTTTATGGATACGACGGACTCTCAGTCTTTGATGGCTGTGCCTATGAAGAACAGGGGGACTCCTAGAGGGGTTATATTATTGTCGAGCAAGCTTCCACATTTTTTTTCTTACGATAATTACAAGATGCTGCAAATGCTAGCTCCTCATATCGGACTGGCCGTAACCAATGCTATGCTACATGCCGAGGTGCGGCGTCTGGCTAATATGGACATGTTAACAGGTTTATATGTACGTCATTATGTAGACCGAATTATTCAGGAACATCAGGAAAAGGATTTCTGTGGCTCTCTTATTTTGGTTGATATTGATCAATTCAAGCAGGTGAATGATACGTATGGGCACCAGACGGGTGACGAAATTCTGAAAAGCGTTAGCAATATTGTTCGCTCGGCGACTCGTGATGAGGATGTATGTGCCAGATGGGGCGGAGAGGAGCTTGCCATTTATTTGCCGCAGTTGGGGGTTCAACAGGCACTGGGATATGCAGAAAAAATACGTAGCTGTGTACAGCATGAAACTAATCCTCAGGTGACTGTTTCTTGCGGGATTGCCGAATGGAACTGGCTGGACGAGCAAATCAGCATCGAATCTTTATTTTATAGGGCTGATATGGCCTTGTATGAAGCGAAAAATGAAGGACGTAATCGTATAGTTATTGATCATGTAGGCGATATGTAG
- a CDS encoding Asp23/Gls24 family envelope stress response protein, translated as MAEQIQQLEAGNIKISNDVVGKIAGMAALETPGIAAMSGGLSEGWAKRLSGKNVQKGVSVEVGQLEAAIDLRIIVLYETPIHEVSRILQQNVREAVESMTGLRVVEVNVKVEGVAFKDDAV; from the coding sequence ATGGCAGAGCAAATTCAACAACTGGAAGCAGGAAACATCAAGATTTCCAACGATGTCGTAGGAAAAATTGCCGGGATGGCCGCATTAGAGACACCAGGCATTGCTGCAATGTCAGGCGGCTTATCGGAAGGCTGGGCCAAAAGGCTGAGCGGTAAAAATGTACAAAAGGGCGTATCAGTGGAGGTTGGACAACTGGAAGCTGCCATTGATCTACGTATTATCGTGCTCTACGAAACACCTATTCATGAGGTGTCCCGAATTCTTCAGCAAAATGTGCGAGAAGCCGTCGAAAGTATGACGGGATTGCGGGTCGTGGAAGTGAACGTAAAAGTGGAAGGTGTCGCCTTCAAGGACGATGCAGTGTAA
- the rpsD gene encoding 30S ribosomal protein S4 — MARYTGPKFKLSRRLGISLSGTGKELKRPFPPGQHGANQRRKISNYGMQLQEKQKLRHMYGLGEKQFRTLFNKAQHMHGIAGENFMFLLESRLDNLVFRLGFANSRAGARQLVAHGHVTVNGKKVDIASYQVSPGDVIGLRERSRSLSSIKEALENRNHLVAYLEYNDAALEGKYIRLPERAELSQDIDEKQIVEFYNR; from the coding sequence ATGGCACGTTACACTGGTCCTAAATTTAAATTGAGCCGTCGTCTCGGTATTTCCCTGAGCGGCACAGGTAAAGAATTGAAACGCCCTTTCCCTCCGGGACAACATGGTGCAAACCAACGGAGAAAAATCAGTAACTACGGTATGCAGCTTCAAGAAAAACAAAAGCTGCGCCACATGTACGGTTTGGGTGAAAAACAATTCCGTACCCTGTTCAACAAAGCTCAACACATGCACGGTATCGCTGGTGAAAACTTTATGTTCTTGCTGGAAAGCCGCCTGGACAACCTTGTATTCCGTCTTGGCTTTGCTAATTCCCGTGCAGGCGCACGTCAATTGGTAGCTCATGGTCACGTTACTGTGAACGGCAAAAAAGTTGACATCGCTTCTTACCAAGTAAGCCCTGGCGACGTGATCGGTCTTCGTGAAAGAAGTCGTTCCCTGTCTTCCATCAAAGAAGCTTTGGAAAACCGTAACCACTTGGTAGCTTACCTGGAGTACAATGACGCAGCTCTGGAAGGTAAATACATTCGTTTGCCTGAGCGTGCTGAATTGTCCCAAGATATCGATGAAAAACAAATCGTCGAGTTCTACAACCGCTAA
- the tyrS gene encoding tyrosine--tRNA ligase, whose product MKWEELKPEQQAEVERQLEVIRRGVAEIVPEDELKRKVVKSVVSGEPLKIKLGLDPSAPDIHIGHTVVMHKLRQFQELGHQVQLIIGDFTGRIGDPTGKSETRKQLTEEDVQRNAQTYKEQIFKILDPEKTKVYYNSEWLGPMSFADVVTLSAKVTVARMLERDDFTKRYQNGLPISIHEFFYPLMQGMDSVALQSDIELGGTDQKFNLLMGRTLQKEYGVEPQATITLPLLEGLDGVQKMSKSLGNYIGVDEEPNEIYGKSMSVPDELMLKYFELATDITNEELAELAKGVKEGSVHPRDAKMKLAGTLVRMYHGEEAAEAAKQHFVTVFQQRALPDDIEEFTLTADQLEEGGIRVIQLLTHLGFAASNGEAKRSIQQGSVKINEEKWTDVNEAYKPQEGDIVQVGKRKFAKIKLG is encoded by the coding sequence ATGAAGTGGGAAGAATTGAAGCCTGAGCAACAGGCAGAGGTAGAACGACAACTAGAAGTGATACGTCGTGGAGTAGCGGAAATTGTACCTGAGGATGAGCTGAAGCGTAAGGTTGTTAAATCGGTTGTTAGCGGCGAGCCACTCAAAATTAAGCTGGGTCTGGATCCGTCTGCGCCCGACATTCACATCGGACATACGGTTGTTATGCACAAACTGCGCCAGTTCCAGGAATTAGGGCACCAAGTGCAACTGATTATCGGAGATTTTACAGGCAGAATTGGTGATCCGACAGGTAAATCGGAGACCCGCAAGCAACTGACTGAGGAAGATGTACAGCGCAATGCACAAACATACAAGGAACAAATTTTTAAGATTCTCGATCCTGAAAAGACAAAGGTATACTACAATTCTGAGTGGTTAGGACCGATGTCTTTTGCGGATGTGGTAACCCTGTCTGCCAAAGTAACGGTTGCCCGTATGTTGGAGCGGGATGATTTTACAAAAAGATACCAAAACGGCTTGCCAATCAGCATCCATGAGTTCTTTTACCCGCTGATGCAGGGCATGGACTCCGTGGCTCTCCAAAGCGATATAGAATTGGGAGGGACAGATCAAAAGTTTAATCTGCTGATGGGCAGAACCCTGCAAAAAGAATACGGAGTGGAGCCGCAGGCAACTATTACATTACCACTGCTTGAGGGTCTTGATGGCGTTCAGAAGATGAGCAAAAGTTTGGGGAACTACATTGGTGTGGATGAGGAGCCAAACGAAATTTACGGTAAATCGATGTCCGTTCCTGACGAGCTGATGCTGAAATATTTTGAGCTTGCAACGGATATTACCAATGAGGAGCTGGCAGAGCTGGCGAAAGGTGTTAAGGAGGGTTCAGTGCATCCACGTGATGCCAAAATGAAACTGGCCGGAACATTAGTCCGCATGTACCACGGTGAAGAGGCGGCGGAAGCGGCCAAGCAGCATTTTGTGACCGTATTCCAACAACGTGCGCTTCCTGACGATATTGAAGAATTCACTTTGACAGCTGATCAGTTAGAAGAAGGCGGCATTCGTGTGATCCAGTTGCTGACTCATCTAGGCTTTGCAGCATCTAACGGTGAGGCCAAGCGTAGTATTCAGCAGGGGTCAGTTAAAATTAATGAAGAGAAGTGGACTGATGTGAACGAAGCATACAAGCCGCAAGAAGGCGACATTGTACAGGTGGGTAAACGGAAATTTGCTAAAATCAAGCTTGGATAA
- a CDS encoding HPr family phosphocarrier protein, protein MSNNNAAVVEIAQTASKFTSSIVLHSENKYIDVKSILGLFTTLVSSHSYELHVHGPDAEEAKKAIIEVFQKHGLHISVAT, encoded by the coding sequence ATGTCCAACAATAATGCGGCGGTTGTTGAAATTGCACAGACGGCAAGCAAATTCACTTCTTCCATCGTCCTTCATTCCGAAAATAAGTATATTGATGTGAAAAGTATACTGGGCTTGTTTACGACCTTGGTCAGCAGTCACAGTTATGAGCTGCATGTTCACGGGCCTGACGCCGAGGAAGCCAAAAAAGCGATTATTGAGGTGTTCCAGAAGCACGGGCTGCACATTTCAGTAGCCACCTAA
- a CDS encoding YlaN family protein, whose product MTSSDLQEQLNIKAINLLQEDADKIKKLIEVQMENLATRYCPLYEEVLDTQMYGFSKEVDFAVRAGLLPEMVGKQLVSELERNLAILYEAMNNKAN is encoded by the coding sequence ATGACTTCATCTGATTTGCAGGAACAATTGAATATCAAGGCCATTAATCTGCTTCAGGAAGATGCAGATAAAATAAAGAAGCTTATTGAAGTACAGATGGAGAATCTGGCAACCCGTTATTGCCCTCTCTATGAGGAAGTGCTGGATACTCAGATGTACGGATTTTCCAAGGAAGTGGATTTTGCGGTTCGCGCCGGACTTCTTCCGGAAATGGTAGGTAAACAGCTGGTCAGTGAGCTGGAACGCAATCTGGCTATTCTATATGAGGCCATGAATAATAAGGCTAATTAG
- the ftsW gene encoding putative lipid II flippase FtsW yields MRNTKPETRRRGTPDFQLLILTLLLVGFGVIMVFSSSSSVALLNKEYNFDSLYFVKRQSAFAVLGLFIMLVAMNIKMEKYKKLFVPLFFITILLLIIVLFTGSLNGAKSWLRFGSIGFQPTELAKISIILYLSALIVKKGDRFRDLRTGYIPVTVIVGSVAGLIMLQPDLGSCFILVATSGLIIYAGGASVKHITASIILLVLGASIVFGIGSLFGGDSESANGQATAAKQDYKIGRFQAFLDPEKYRQGTGYNLVQSLQAIGEGGLNGSGFGKGIIKLHYLPNSFNDFIFSVIGEEFGFIGTAIFLMLYLYFIWRGMLIALRCHDPFGTLVGTGIMGLIAIQAFINIGGVTQTIPITGVTLPFISFGGSSLLVMMFSMGIMLSISRENTKQAVQERTTGVTVRNEVPTRFQTRRTNRYR; encoded by the coding sequence ATGAGAAATACGAAGCCGGAGACTCGAAGAAGAGGGACACCGGATTTCCAATTGCTGATCCTCACTTTGTTGCTGGTTGGATTCGGTGTAATCATGGTATTTAGCTCCAGCTCCAGCGTAGCTCTGCTGAATAAAGAATACAATTTTGACTCTTTATATTTTGTGAAGCGTCAGTCCGCATTTGCTGTACTTGGACTCTTCATTATGTTGGTAGCTATGAATATTAAGATGGAAAAATATAAAAAGCTTTTTGTGCCTTTATTTTTCATAACCATATTACTGCTAATCATCGTTCTTTTTACAGGCTCTCTGAATGGTGCAAAAAGCTGGCTCAGATTTGGTAGTATTGGCTTCCAGCCAACGGAACTTGCAAAAATCTCCATCATTCTTTACTTATCCGCACTGATTGTGAAAAAAGGAGATCGATTTAGAGATTTGCGGACTGGCTACATACCTGTAACTGTCATTGTAGGCTCTGTCGCAGGACTCATCATGCTTCAACCGGATTTAGGCTCCTGCTTTATTTTGGTAGCCACCAGTGGCCTGATTATTTATGCCGGGGGAGCCAGCGTCAAACACATTACCGCATCAATCATCCTGCTCGTGCTAGGCGCTTCCATCGTATTTGGTATTGGGTCATTGTTTGGAGGAGATTCCGAAAGCGCAAATGGACAAGCTACTGCTGCCAAGCAAGATTATAAAATCGGACGCTTTCAAGCCTTTCTTGATCCTGAGAAGTATAGACAAGGAACGGGATACAATCTGGTGCAGTCTTTGCAAGCTATTGGCGAAGGCGGCTTAAACGGATCAGGATTTGGTAAAGGCATTATCAAGCTTCATTATTTGCCCAATTCATTTAATGATTTTATCTTTTCTGTCATTGGTGAAGAGTTTGGATTTATCGGAACAGCCATTTTCTTAATGTTATATTTGTATTTCATTTGGCGAGGCATGCTCATTGCTCTGCGTTGCCATGATCCGTTCGGAACGTTGGTGGGCACTGGCATCATGGGTTTGATCGCCATTCAGGCCTTCATTAATATCGGCGGAGTAACCCAAACGATTCCAATCACTGGCGTAACCCTTCCGTTTATTAGCTTTGGTGGTTCCTCCCTGCTTGTTATGATGTTCTCCATGGGCATCATGCTCAGTATTTCTCGTGAGAACACCAAACAAGCAGTGCAAGAACGCACTACAGGGGTAACTGTCCGTAATGAAGTCCCTACTCGCTTTCAAACTCGTAGAACCAACCGTTACCGCTAA
- a CDS encoding AraC family transcriptional regulator yields MDYFKRIQCAIEFIELNLREDLKIAEVASQAYFSAFHFQRVFQAISGFTVQQYIRRRRLSEAAKRLKQSNQKVLDIAIEYQYNSQEAFTRAFEKSFGITPGKYRNCDIELSGQSKINFLDYQKNATEELEVNKPVILQLETTKIVGYEYKTNLNNEQHYKEIPGFYEHFGAHEYFMCIPNKIAPGMSYGIACRFEDNGAFSFVVGEEVEKESKELAEGFINMEIPAGKYAEFDASGSNGRVQNIRDFIYGTWLPNSNFERREGPDFEITDVMNSSPDHLNMKVYIPIE; encoded by the coding sequence ATGGACTACTTTAAACGAATTCAGTGTGCGATTGAGTTTATTGAATTGAATCTCCGGGAGGATTTAAAAATTGCCGAGGTTGCTTCACAGGCATACTTTTCAGCTTTTCATTTCCAGCGGGTTTTTCAGGCCATTTCGGGTTTTACAGTGCAACAATATATAAGAAGGAGAAGATTGTCCGAGGCGGCTAAACGGCTAAAGCAATCCAATCAAAAGGTATTGGACATTGCTATTGAGTATCAGTACAACTCGCAAGAAGCTTTTACTCGCGCATTTGAAAAAAGTTTTGGGATCACCCCTGGGAAATATCGTAACTGTGATATTGAGCTTTCTGGTCAAAGCAAAATCAATTTTTTGGATTACCAAAAAAACGCAACGGAGGAATTAGAGGTGAACAAGCCTGTAATATTGCAACTCGAAACGACCAAAATTGTAGGATATGAATATAAAACAAATCTGAATAATGAGCAGCACTATAAAGAAATCCCAGGATTTTATGAACACTTTGGCGCACATGAATATTTTATGTGTATTCCGAATAAAATCGCTCCGGGAATGTCATATGGGATTGCCTGTCGATTTGAAGATAACGGTGCATTTTCATTTGTGGTGGGTGAGGAAGTTGAAAAAGAGTCAAAAGAACTGGCAGAGGGTTTCATAAATATGGAGATTCCAGCAGGCAAGTATGCTGAGTTTGACGCTTCAGGTTCAAATGGACGAGTTCAGAATATACGAGACTTTATCTACGGCACATGGCTTCCTAATTCTAATTTTGAACGGAGGGAAGGGCCTGATTTTGAAATTACGGATGTGATGAATTCCTCTCCTGATCATTTGAATATGAAAGTGTACATCCCCATTGAATAA